In a single window of the Catalinimonas alkaloidigena genome:
- a CDS encoding ABC transporter permease: protein MKRITATWHWYEWSAAFFLMALLSTALLADFVANPQPLLVVEEGAWRFPAFEQPQASPEPSSEAFVMRAPIPYDAQAIDREAGMYRSPAEGAARYHWLGTDSFGRDVLAGLVYGSRISLFVSLAGILIATGIGVVLGGLAGFWGEWRLARATLLSGALAIVLLFFYGIYRLRFVWFDLISRESSVAWGEWGTSLALCVGCGLGCWGLGRWFQRFAWGKRPFSIPVDALVSRLIEVVIAIPKLFLLLAFVAIFPTFLWVLPVLLGCTGWMNLARLVRAEAWAARHTGYAESARMLGFSQTHIFFREVLPNLWPTLSVALAFGTAEMLLLESTLAFLRIGTDASAASWGALLAESRSQPAAWWLAVFPGLLIFLTIVSLRTLGDALGRRHRRYALSAP, encoded by the coding sequence ATGAAGAGGATAACCGCTACTTGGCATTGGTACGAGTGGAGCGCCGCGTTCTTTCTCATGGCGCTGCTCAGCACGGCCCTGCTGGCCGATTTTGTGGCGAATCCGCAACCCTTACTGGTGGTAGAAGAAGGTGCGTGGCGCTTTCCTGCGTTTGAGCAGCCCCAGGCCTCGCCGGAGCCGTCGTCCGAGGCTTTTGTAATGCGGGCCCCGATTCCATACGATGCCCAGGCCATCGATCGTGAGGCAGGAATGTACCGGTCGCCTGCGGAGGGAGCCGCCCGCTACCATTGGCTCGGTACGGATAGCTTTGGTAGAGATGTATTGGCCGGCCTGGTCTACGGAAGTCGGATTTCGTTGTTCGTCAGTCTGGCAGGCATACTGATCGCAACGGGAATTGGGGTAGTCTTGGGAGGGCTGGCAGGATTCTGGGGCGAATGGCGCCTGGCACGAGCAACGTTACTCTCGGGTGCCCTGGCCATCGTATTGCTCTTCTTCTATGGTATTTACCGCCTGCGCTTTGTCTGGTTCGACCTGATTTCTCGTGAGTCGTCTGTTGCCTGGGGAGAGTGGGGCACCAGCCTGGCTTTGTGTGTGGGGTGCGGGCTCGGTTGCTGGGGACTGGGGCGGTGGTTTCAGCGCTTTGCGTGGGGAAAACGCCCCTTCAGCATACCGGTCGATGCCCTCGTGTCCCGGCTGATCGAAGTGGTCATTGCCATTCCCAAGCTCTTTTTGCTTCTCGCCTTCGTCGCCATTTTTCCAACTTTCCTTTGGGTATTGCCTGTGCTGCTGGGGTGTACCGGGTGGATGAATTTGGCCCGTCTGGTGCGCGCTGAGGCGTGGGCGGCCCGCCACACGGGTTACGCCGAGAGCGCACGCATGCTGGGGTTTTCGCAGACGCACATTTTTTTTCGTGAGGTGCTGCCCAATTTGTGGCCTACCTTAAGCGTGGCCTTGGCCTTCGGTACGGCCGAAATGCTGCTGTTGGAATCAACGCTGGCATTTTTGCGGATCGGGACCGATGCTTCGGCGGCCAGCTGGGGCGCGCTTCTGGCCGAATCGCGCAGTCAGCCTGCGGCTTGGTGGTTGGCCGTCTTTCCGGGGTTGTTGATTTTCCTGACCATCGTTTCGCTGCGAACGCTGGGTGATGCGTTAGGACGCCGCCACCGGCGCTATGCCCTCAGCGCACCGTAA
- a CDS encoding ABC transporter permease, translating into MMMRYLLRRLFTFIPLLLLILLVSFYLGLRTPGGAAEQRLFELRQVINTNTLSPLATEAIRPLFYVSFGVWAEPDTLYRLIDPVERRAAERLLYRYGNWTEIQRYRALVHQVDDPEVRLALRQAWDPATIHALVQHSSGRTLVPLAAAWQAVTQRATPWKTYVPVLHWHGLDNAYHAWLSDLLQGNWGTSLQSRASVGSLIGRALAWTMGMALAVLLISLALAIPLGVYLATHPHHPLRYLLDVALHVLYAVPNYWAATLLIWLLSAQWGWFPAFGTGLEADDSWGRQFLSLMHHLVLPLFCWALPGVTYLANQVKASMQEALTQDYVKAASARGLPPTWVVWRHALRTAWLPIITLVGQMLPGLIGGSVAIEYIFALPGMGRLATTAFSYRDYPLIYGLTLLIGMATVLGVLGADLLYYRADPRLRQPSSLS; encoded by the coding sequence ATGATGATGCGCTACCTGCTTCGCCGTCTGTTTACGTTCATTCCACTCCTGCTTCTTATTTTGTTGGTTAGCTTTTATCTGGGATTGCGTACGCCGGGGGGCGCGGCGGAACAGCGCTTGTTCGAGCTACGGCAGGTGATCAACACCAACACGCTCAGTCCCTTGGCTACCGAGGCCATCCGCCCACTGTTTTACGTGAGCTTCGGGGTATGGGCCGAGCCCGATACCCTGTATCGTCTGATCGATCCCGTAGAACGCCGTGCTGCCGAACGGTTGCTGTATCGCTACGGCAACTGGACTGAAATTCAGCGATATCGCGCGTTGGTGCATCAGGTAGACGACCCGGAGGTGCGCTTGGCGTTGCGGCAGGCATGGGACCCTGCGACGATTCATGCGTTAGTGCAGCACTCCTCAGGCCGAACCTTAGTGCCACTGGCCGCTGCCTGGCAAGCGGTGACCCAACGGGCAACGCCCTGGAAGACCTACGTCCCCGTGTTGCACTGGCATGGGCTGGATAATGCGTACCACGCCTGGTTAAGCGACCTGCTGCAGGGCAACTGGGGCACATCGCTCCAAAGCCGCGCGTCGGTGGGCAGCCTTATCGGTAGGGCATTGGCGTGGACCATGGGCATGGCCTTGGCGGTGCTGCTCATCAGCCTGGCGCTTGCCATTCCGCTGGGGGTGTATCTTGCAACGCATCCGCATCATCCGCTACGCTACCTGCTCGATGTCGCGTTGCATGTCCTCTACGCAGTGCCTAACTATTGGGCCGCCACGCTGTTAATCTGGCTGTTAAGTGCGCAATGGGGATGGTTTCCGGCCTTCGGAACCGGATTGGAAGCGGACGATTCCTGGGGAAGGCAATTTCTCTCCCTGATGCATCATCTGGTGCTTCCTTTGTTTTGCTGGGCACTGCCGGGCGTCACGTATCTAGCTAATCAAGTGAAAGCAAGCATGCAGGAAGCATTGACACAAGACTACGTAAAGGCCGCCTCGGCGCGGGGCTTGCCGCCTACCTGGGTGGTCTGGCGACATGCCCTACGGACCGCTTGGTTGCCGATCATTACGTTGGTAGGGCAAATGCTCCCTGGGCTGATTGGCGGGTCAGTCGCCATCGAATACATTTTTGCCCTGCCCGGGATGGGGCGCCTGGCTACCACGGCCTTCTCGTACCGCGATTATCCACTGATTTATGGCCTTACGTTGTTAATTGGGATGGCAACAGTGCTGGGTGTGCTGGGCGCTGACCTGTTGTATTATCGGGCCGATCCACGTTTGCGTCAGCCCTCCTCACTTTCATGA
- a CDS encoding ABC transporter substrate-binding protein, whose product MQSRVKITDRIVGIASLMGWVSLLWLCACQPEERSLGQVNIHLPADPGKLNPYQYTSSNAGVVVNHLFQSLLGLDPVSQEILPVLAARRPSIETRDTLTYIHYEVRPEAQWDDGSPITGWDVAFSLKVIRNPLADLPIRRSLIEFIKDVRVDSANARKVMLVCRDEPLLLELTSGDFDIVPENRYDSTHTLRTLSLEWLGNLSDTTGLPPILHQLARNFDSEVWAQTSPDLVGSGPYQLSQWDADQQLVLVRKPHWWADRVTQRNVWLEAIPEKIRFRVISDYATAGVALQNGKLDFIRGVPFAQFEHLQRDPRMRAKFDFRTPAMFGYNFVAINHQHPLLRSRLTRQALAYLVDYDYLLNTIQQKMGRRTSGPYDPERLDGEVAVKYQYDPQKAQALLQQDGWCDLDRDGVLEKEVNGQRTPFQLVYKYNAGNEQRRAVGILLQETARKVGIDIRVQAEEWGKFTQSLASGDFGLSGGSFSFHPVANDYTQIFHSESIATGGNYVHYRDTLTDRLLDSIRYDAGEPHLDCLYTRLYHRIQDEVPLIFLDVPYDRIVVSKAYTNTHITGMSPGCWPAAFTPAEQAAAN is encoded by the coding sequence ATGCAGAGCCGCGTAAAAATAACGGATCGGATCGTAGGCATCGCCAGTCTGATGGGCTGGGTAAGCTTGCTTTGGCTGTGTGCTTGCCAGCCAGAAGAGCGGTCGCTGGGGCAGGTCAATATTCATTTGCCGGCCGATCCCGGAAAGTTAAATCCGTATCAGTATACTAGCAGCAACGCAGGCGTGGTGGTCAACCACCTGTTTCAATCGTTGTTGGGACTGGACCCGGTATCGCAAGAGATTTTGCCCGTATTGGCCGCGCGTCGCCCCTCCATCGAAACCCGCGATACACTCACCTATATTCATTACGAAGTACGCCCCGAAGCGCAGTGGGACGACGGTTCTCCCATCACGGGGTGGGATGTGGCCTTCAGCCTGAAGGTGATCCGCAATCCGCTGGCCGACCTGCCCATCCGGCGTAGCCTGATCGAGTTTATCAAAGACGTGCGTGTCGATTCTGCCAATGCGCGTAAGGTAATGCTGGTATGTCGCGACGAACCCTTGTTGCTGGAACTGACCAGTGGCGATTTTGACATTGTGCCCGAAAACCGGTACGATTCTACGCATACCCTGCGGACGCTAAGTCTGGAATGGCTGGGTAACCTCTCGGATACAACGGGCTTACCCCCCATTTTGCACCAGCTGGCTCGTAATTTCGATTCGGAGGTATGGGCGCAGACGTCGCCAGATCTGGTGGGAAGCGGACCTTATCAGCTGTCCCAGTGGGATGCCGACCAGCAACTGGTGCTGGTTCGAAAGCCGCATTGGTGGGCCGACCGGGTAACGCAGCGGAACGTATGGCTGGAAGCCATTCCGGAGAAGATCCGGTTCCGGGTGATCAGCGATTATGCAACGGCTGGGGTGGCGCTTCAGAATGGAAAGCTCGATTTTATCCGCGGGGTACCGTTCGCACAGTTCGAGCACTTGCAACGCGATCCGCGCATGCGGGCCAAATTTGATTTTCGTACGCCGGCTATGTTTGGATACAACTTCGTGGCCATCAACCACCAACACCCGCTGTTACGCTCACGTCTCACGCGGCAGGCGCTGGCCTATCTGGTCGATTACGACTATCTGCTCAACACGATTCAGCAGAAGATGGGGCGGCGCACCAGTGGCCCTTATGATCCGGAACGACTCGACGGCGAAGTTGCAGTAAAGTACCAATACGATCCGCAAAAGGCCCAGGCGTTGCTTCAGCAGGACGGTTGGTGTGACCTGGACCGGGACGGCGTGCTGGAAAAAGAAGTAAACGGGCAGCGAACCCCCTTCCAACTGGTTTACAAGTACAATGCGGGTAATGAACAGCGGCGGGCGGTTGGTATCCTGTTGCAGGAAACGGCCCGGAAGGTGGGCATCGACATTCGGGTACAGGCCGAAGAGTGGGGGAAATTTACGCAATCGCTGGCGTCCGGCGATTTTGGATTGAGCGGCGGCTCGTTCTCGTTTCATCCGGTTGCGAACGACTACACCCAGATTTTCCACAGTGAGTCGATTGCCACCGGGGGAAACTATGTACACTACCGCGATACCCTCACCGACCGGTTGCTGGATTCGATTCGCTACGATGCGGGCGAACCGCACCTCGATTGCCTGTACACGCGTTTGTATCACCGAATTCAGGACGAAGTGCCCCTGATTTTTTTGGACGTGCCTTACGACCGCATCGTGGTGAGTAAGGCTTATACCAATACCCACATTACGGGCATGAGCCCCGGTTGCTGGCCCGCTGCGTTTACGCCCGCAGAGCAGGCAGCGGCTAATTAA
- a CDS encoding ABC transporter ATP-binding protein translates to MVSASRPLLRIDQLAVRYRMPAGTFPVLHEINLEIYPGEIIGIAGESGAGKSTLAHTLLDLLPANAQWTGSMSWQDGTRPVRQLTPHQSWPDLRGIGIGMLFQHPAAALTPVRKCGDLLLETLRLHRPDRPDAWVDEALQLLEQVQFTEPRKIYEAWPHELSGGQQQRVGLALALARHPRLLLADEPTSALDAATQTEVLDLLRARCHQEHTSVLWFSHALSTMRTRADRLYELKKGRLRPLTSKSATLVAPRTPAPTTEVLLKTERVSKVYVSVGQRAGAPAVNALEEFSCALYKGETVALTGVSGCGKSTLARVMLGLVPPSAGEVWWQAQPLSTLPPTQLRKRRSWAQAVLQDGYRALNPRHTLRQALLAPMQLHQIGVTTSERLERITEGMHRLALPESLLDQYPHECSGGQLQRTNLLRALLVQPDVLIGDEPFAAVDQPTQQRMIEWIQQEQRQRGMSFLLITHDLPVAYHMAHRVWVMHQGRLVEQGDVNEMFATPQHPRWKMLLAQSEWTATL, encoded by the coding sequence ATGGTAAGCGCCTCTCGTCCGCTGCTTCGTATCGATCAACTTGCCGTTCGCTACCGTATGCCGGCGGGCACCTTTCCAGTACTGCATGAAATCAACCTGGAAATTTACCCCGGAGAAATTATCGGCATCGCGGGAGAATCGGGCGCCGGAAAATCAACATTAGCACACACGCTTTTGGACCTACTCCCCGCCAATGCGCAATGGACCGGTAGTATGAGCTGGCAAGACGGTACCCGTCCCGTAAGACAGCTTACGCCACACCAGAGCTGGCCCGACCTGCGCGGAATCGGCATCGGGATGTTGTTTCAGCATCCGGCCGCTGCGCTGACGCCCGTCCGAAAGTGCGGTGACCTGCTTCTGGAAACCTTACGGCTGCATCGCCCGGACCGCCCCGACGCATGGGTTGACGAAGCACTGCAACTTCTTGAGCAAGTGCAATTTACAGAACCCCGTAAGATCTACGAAGCCTGGCCTCACGAACTTTCGGGGGGACAGCAGCAGCGGGTGGGACTGGCCCTGGCGCTGGCCAGGCATCCGCGCCTGTTGTTAGCAGACGAGCCGACCTCGGCGCTAGACGCGGCTACGCAAACCGAAGTGCTCGATTTGTTACGGGCGCGCTGTCATCAGGAACACACTTCTGTGCTATGGTTCAGCCATGCCCTCTCGACGATGCGCACCCGTGCAGACCGGCTGTACGAACTGAAGAAGGGTCGTCTGCGTCCGCTCACTTCAAAAAGTGCGACTCTTGTTGCGCCACGTACGCCAGCACCCACCACGGAAGTGCTGCTGAAAACAGAACGCGTTTCCAAGGTGTACGTCTCGGTGGGTCAGCGCGCAGGCGCACCGGCGGTCAATGCCTTGGAAGAATTTTCGTGTGCGCTTTACAAAGGCGAAACGGTGGCGTTGACGGGTGTTTCGGGATGTGGAAAAAGTACGCTGGCACGTGTGATGTTAGGGTTAGTGCCGCCTTCGGCCGGCGAAGTCTGGTGGCAGGCACAGCCGCTGTCGACCTTACCCCCTACTCAGCTACGCAAGCGTCGGTCGTGGGCGCAGGCCGTACTACAAGACGGCTACCGCGCGCTCAATCCCCGGCATACGCTCCGCCAGGCCCTTTTAGCACCGATGCAACTGCACCAGATTGGTGTCACAACGTCTGAACGGCTAGAACGCATTACCGAAGGCATGCACCGCCTTGCGTTGCCGGAATCGCTGTTGGACCAGTACCCGCACGAGTGCTCGGGCGGGCAATTGCAGCGTACGAACCTGTTACGCGCCTTGTTAGTACAACCTGATGTATTGATTGGGGACGAGCCCTTTGCAGCAGTAGACCAGCCTACGCAGCAACGCATGATCGAATGGATTCAGCAGGAGCAGCGACAGCGCGGCATGTCGTTCTTGCTGATTACTCACGACCTGCCCGTTGCTTATCACATGGCGCATCGTGTCTGGGTCATGCACCAGGGGCGTCTGGTAGAACAAGGCGATGTGAACGAAATGTTTGCCACGCCTCAGCACCCGCGCTGGAAAATGCTGCTGGCCCAATCGGAGTGGACTGCGACCTTGTAA